A genomic window from Tolypothrix sp. PCC 7910 includes:
- a CDS encoding DUF3598 family protein, whose product MSTIREGMPVLVRHEGDWVGTYTLVDNAGNILDKHESHLSCQFPEDSTYPYYQINRYKWSNGKQEEHQFPGSYKDKTLFFDTERILGKAWEIDDSTVILWFAYKTAPDMSLYEMIQISPDNNYRARTWHWFKNHQIYQRTLIQEERLW is encoded by the coding sequence ATGTCTACAATCCGAGAAGGAATGCCCGTGCTTGTCCGTCACGAAGGAGATTGGGTAGGCACGTATACACTAGTAGATAATGCGGGGAATATTCTCGATAAGCATGAATCTCACCTCAGCTGCCAGTTTCCAGAAGATTCCACCTATCCTTACTACCAAATTAATCGCTATAAATGGTCTAACGGCAAGCAAGAAGAACATCAATTTCCTGGCTCATATAAAGATAAAACCCTGTTTTTTGATACCGAGCGAATTTTAGGGAAAGCCTGGGAAATAGACGATTCCACAGTGATTTTGTGGTTTGCTTATAAAACAGCACCAGACATGAGTTTATATGAAATGATTCAAATTAGCCCTGATAATAACTATCGTGCCCGTACTTGGCATTGGTTTAAAAATCATCAAATTTACCAACGCACTCTCATACAAGAAGAACGTTTATGGTAG
- a CDS encoding zinc-binding dehydrogenase — MNKIRVVVVEPNVSGRLVLRDVDAPIPAANEAVIRVAAISLNRGEVRRSMTAAAGWRPGWDLAGVVETSAADGSGPAAGTRVVGLLRSGAWGELVSVPTHSLAELPASVSFEQAATLPVAGLTAYHALLKGGSLLGRSVLITGASGGVGYFAIQLAHLSGAQVVAHIRRTEYESFVKSAGAHAVIIGEKLPPESEYGSYHLIIESVGSDILGTSLGWLAPNGTVVLFGTSGGTEVTFNAQRFYGTGGASLYGLILFHELQRESAAVGLQRLLRLVEVGQLRPHINIAADWTQIADVAQKLLDRQYLGKAVLSISSL; from the coding sequence ATGAACAAAATACGTGTCGTTGTTGTTGAGCCCAATGTATCAGGCCGTTTAGTACTGCGTGATGTTGATGCACCCATCCCAGCTGCTAATGAAGCAGTAATTCGGGTAGCAGCAATTTCTCTTAACCGAGGAGAAGTCAGACGTTCCATGACGGCAGCTGCTGGTTGGCGGCCTGGTTGGGATTTGGCTGGTGTCGTAGAAACTTCTGCGGCTGATGGTTCAGGGCCAGCAGCCGGAACAAGGGTTGTCGGCTTACTTCGTTCTGGTGCTTGGGGGGAATTAGTCTCAGTACCAACTCACTCACTAGCAGAATTACCTGCGTCAGTATCCTTTGAACAAGCTGCCACTTTACCAGTAGCAGGTCTAACTGCCTATCATGCTCTACTTAAAGGCGGTTCACTTTTAGGACGCTCAGTGTTAATTACAGGTGCATCTGGTGGTGTAGGCTACTTTGCAATTCAACTAGCGCATCTCAGCGGTGCACAAGTAGTAGCCCACATTCGCCGTACAGAATACGAATCTTTTGTCAAAAGCGCTGGTGCCCATGCTGTAATTATTGGGGAAAAGCTGCCACCAGAGAGCGAATATGGTTCCTATCACTTAATTATTGAGTCGGTTGGTAGCGATATTTTGGGAACATCTCTTGGTTGGTTAGCACCAAACGGTACTGTTGTGCTATTTGGTACATCTGGCGGTACAGAGGTCACATTTAATGCCCAGCGTTTTTATGGCACAGGTGGCGCAAGTTTATACGGTTTAATATTATTTCATGAATTACAACGGGAGTCAGCAGCAGTTGGATTGCAAAGATTATTGCGTTTAGTAGAAGTAGGCCAATTGCGTCCTCACATTAATATTGCAGCTGATTGGACACAAATTGCTGATGTGGCACAAAAGCTGCTTGATAGACAGTATCTAGGTAAAGCTGTATTAAGCATTTCCAGCCTTTAG
- a CDS encoding WG repeat-containing protein, whose translation MNTSLKLIANTSLLVTLLGNIFISKASAFSDIKNQIAKDCITQLAERNVIRGYADQTFRPQSTINRAEFAVLLLNAFPNSEVKHPGMQFKDVPNSHWAYKAIQAAYQRGFFSGYPDRTFRPSQAIPRVQAIAILSNHLNFSIPDNPEGILQQHFDDAVQIPNYAINSVAAATSGRIVVNYPNIKQLQPNKGATRGEVAAIICQSLNLARTIPIEYIPGGKAPFTIPPEMGGFTNFSEGLAGAEVNRKYGFINKKGELVIAATYDSIQNFSSGLAAVKIGDKWGYIDKTGKLVIPTQFLQEPADFVEDVAQVQVENKIGFIDKTGKLLFTVTYPGANSLQVNNFSEGLAAVRIDSERTGFIDKTGKFVIEPQPYSIADFTSGLAAIKINNKYGYIDKTGNVVIAPQFSNAKQFTEGLAAVDFSGNGISNWGYIDSTGKTAITPQFYSAQNFSEGLALISSEQGFGFIDKTGKLIISGSQLASNVGNFISELESFSSGLALVRIGNKFGYIDKTGKLVIKLELPNALNFQDGMARVNVAGKWLQNIGFDSANIPIIDYTFHGGKWGYIRSPLLP comes from the coding sequence ATGAATACCAGCTTAAAATTAATTGCAAACACTTCACTGCTCGTTACATTATTAGGTAATATATTTATATCTAAAGCCTCAGCATTTTCTGATATAAAAAATCAAATAGCTAAAGATTGTATTACTCAACTGGCGGAACGCAATGTAATTAGAGGATATGCGGATCAAACATTCCGCCCCCAGTCAACTATTAATCGGGCTGAATTTGCAGTTTTATTATTAAATGCTTTTCCTAATAGCGAAGTAAAACACCCAGGAATGCAATTTAAAGACGTTCCCAATAGTCATTGGGCATATAAAGCCATTCAAGCTGCTTATCAACGGGGATTTTTTAGCGGATATCCAGACCGTACTTTTAGACCATCTCAAGCTATCCCCAGAGTACAGGCGATCGCAATTTTGAGCAACCATCTCAATTTCAGTATTCCAGACAATCCAGAAGGTATACTACAACAGCATTTTGATGATGCAGTACAGATTCCTAATTATGCGATAAATTCGGTGGCAGCGGCAACAAGCGGGCGGATAGTAGTCAACTACCCCAACATTAAACAACTGCAACCGAATAAAGGTGCTACTAGAGGTGAAGTAGCAGCAATTATCTGTCAATCTTTAAATTTAGCCAGAACTATACCCATAGAATACATTCCTGGTGGTAAAGCACCATTTACAATTCCGCCAGAAATGGGAGGATTTACCAATTTTTCTGAAGGGTTAGCGGGTGCAGAAGTTAATAGAAAATATGGATTTATTAATAAAAAAGGCGAATTAGTTATAGCTGCCACATATGATAGCATTCAGAATTTTTCTTCTGGGTTAGCGGCTGTCAAAATTGGGGATAAGTGGGGCTATATTGACAAAACAGGTAAATTAGTTATCCCAACACAATTTTTACAAGAGCCAGCAGATTTTGTTGAAGATGTAGCACAAGTTCAAGTAGAAAATAAAATAGGGTTTATCGATAAAACAGGCAAGCTTTTATTCACTGTTACCTATCCAGGTGCTAACTCTTTGCAAGTGAATAATTTTTCCGAGGGGCTTGCAGCGGTACGAATTGACTCAGAAAGAACAGGATTTATTGATAAAACTGGTAAATTTGTAATTGAACCGCAACCTTATAGTATTGCTGATTTTACTTCTGGGTTGGCAGCTATTAAGATAAATAATAAATATGGTTATATAGATAAAACGGGTAACGTAGTAATTGCCCCTCAATTTAGTAACGCCAAGCAATTTACGGAAGGATTGGCAGCAGTGGATTTTAGTGGCAATGGTATTTCTAATTGGGGTTATATTGATTCTACGGGTAAAACAGCAATTACGCCTCAATTTTATTCTGCACAAAATTTCTCTGAAGGTTTAGCACTAATCTCTTCAGAACAAGGTTTTGGTTTTATAGATAAAACAGGTAAACTAATAATTTCTGGTAGCCAGTTAGCCTCTAATGTTGGTAACTTTATCTCAGAATTAGAGTCATTTTCATCAGGTTTAGCGTTGGTAAGAATCGGTAATAAATTTGGCTACATAGATAAAACTGGCAAATTAGTCATCAAGCTAGAACTTCCTAATGCTTTGAATTTTCAGGATGGTATGGCTAGGGTAAATGTTGCTGGAAAATGGTTACAAAATATCGGCTTTGATAGTGCTAATATTCCTATTATTGACTACACATTTCACGGTGGAAAATGGGGCTATATTCGTTCGCCTTTATTACCTTGA
- a CDS encoding DUF2809 domain-containing protein — translation MLRLHKKYFYFTLLLFVIEVCIAIFVDDRFIRPFIGDVLVVILIYCFMRTFWTIKPAILALSVFVFACVIEILQYFNFVKVLGLEKYKIAVVVLGSSFDWKDIIAYAIGSATVLWLENSINKRVKS, via the coding sequence ATGCTCAGGTTACACAAAAAATATTTCTATTTTACGCTTTTACTATTTGTTATAGAGGTATGTATTGCAATTTTTGTCGATGATAGATTTATACGTCCTTTTATTGGTGATGTTTTAGTAGTTATATTAATTTATTGCTTTATGAGAACTTTTTGGACAATAAAGCCAGCAATTTTGGCTTTATCGGTTTTTGTCTTTGCTTGTGTTATCGAAATTTTGCAATATTTTAATTTTGTAAAGGTTTTAGGATTAGAAAAATATAAGATTGCAGTTGTAGTATTGGGCAGTTCATTTGATTGGAAGGATATAATTGCTTATGCAATAGGTAGCGCAACAGTACTGTGGTTAGAAAATAGTATAAATAAAAGGGTGAAAAGCTAA
- a CDS encoding dienelactone hydrolase family protein produces MKEITRRNFIATATLATGFALAVQPVTAKVITTDTKGLVAGAVKIPVQDGEIPAYRAQPATGSNFPIVLVIQEIFGVHEHIQDVARRFAKLGYLAIAPELFIRQGDVSKLSNIDEIRPIVAKVPDAQVLSDLDATVAWAVKSARGNAESLGITGFCWGGRITWLYAAHNPTVKAGVAWYGRLVGEGTELQPKYPVDIASTLTVPVLGLYGGKDTGIPLDTVEKMRDRLKSSNSKSEIIVYPDAPHAFYADYRPSYREKEAKEGWKQLQAWFKQHGV; encoded by the coding sequence ATGAAAGAGATAACACGCCGCAACTTTATCGCAACTGCTACCCTTGCTACAGGCTTTGCTTTAGCAGTACAGCCTGTGACTGCTAAAGTAATTACCACCGATACTAAAGGATTAGTCGCAGGTGCAGTAAAAATCCCTGTACAAGATGGTGAAATTCCGGCTTATAGAGCACAGCCAGCAACAGGTAGCAATTTTCCGATTGTGCTTGTAATTCAAGAAATTTTTGGTGTACACGAGCATATTCAAGATGTAGCCCGTCGTTTTGCCAAGTTGGGATATTTAGCGATCGCACCAGAATTATTTATCCGTCAGGGTGATGTGTCAAAATTAAGTAATATTGATGAAATTCGCCCGATAGTTGCGAAAGTTCCTGATGCACAGGTACTATCAGACCTTGATGCTACTGTAGCTTGGGCTGTTAAATCTGCAAGGGGAAATGCTGAGAGCCTAGGAATTACGGGTTTTTGCTGGGGTGGTCGCATTACTTGGTTATATGCAGCACATAATCCCACAGTTAAGGCAGGTGTAGCGTGGTATGGAAGATTAGTTGGTGAAGGAACAGAACTTCAACCCAAGTATCCTGTAGATATTGCCTCAACCCTAACAGTTCCCGTACTTGGACTTTACGGCGGTAAAGATACAGGCATTCCTTTAGATACTGTAGAAAAAATGCGCGATCGCCTCAAGTCTAGCAACAGCAAATCAGAAATCATCGTTTATCCTGATGCACCCCATGCCTTTTATGCTGATTATCGCCCCTCTTACCGCGAAAAAGAAGCAAAGGAAGGCTGGAAGCAGCTCCAAGCTTGGTTTAAACAGCATGGTGTCTGA
- a CDS encoding aldehyde dehydrogenase family protein yields the protein MTKSIDVRNPRTGKFDYVIIPPPPKLLAQLCNRLRRSQVRWQQIGIEGRVEALQEWKQAILAGRDRLTEALVNDTGRLSISELEIDSFISTIDRWCRLAPELLQETAKNTSIPFIALQQASVPYPLVGVISPWNFPLLLSTIDTIPALLAGCAVVVKPSEIAPRFVAPLITAINAVPKLRDVFTFIEGAGETGAALIEHIDLVCFTGSVATGRRVGEVAAKKFIPALLELGGKDPAIVLGSANLDLTTSAILWGSVVNTGQSCLSIERIYVAESIFEKFVAQLVAKAQKVKLAHPTLEAGEIGPIISEKQAAIISDHLLDAIEKGAVIHCGGKVEELGGGWWCRPTVLTQVNHSMKVMTEETFGPIMPVMPFSNIEEAIELANDSVYGLSAAVFAQPEELAIEVAQRIDAGAISINDAGLTSIMYEGEKNSFKLSGLGGSRMGAAGLKRFMRKKAFLIKTNSANDPWWFENS from the coding sequence ATGACCAAATCAATAGATGTTCGTAATCCTCGGACGGGAAAATTTGACTATGTGATTATACCGCCGCCGCCGAAGTTGCTGGCGCAGTTGTGTAATCGGTTGCGGCGATCGCAAGTTCGTTGGCAACAGATAGGTATTGAAGGGAGAGTAGAAGCATTACAGGAATGGAAACAAGCGATATTAGCAGGACGCGATCGCTTAACTGAAGCTTTGGTGAATGATACGGGAAGATTGTCTATCTCGGAATTGGAAATTGACTCGTTTATTTCTACCATCGACCGTTGGTGTCGCTTGGCACCTGAACTATTGCAGGAAACTGCCAAAAATACATCCATCCCCTTTATCGCCCTGCAACAAGCATCTGTTCCCTACCCCCTTGTGGGGGTGATTAGTCCCTGGAATTTTCCCTTATTGCTATCTACGATTGATACAATACCTGCATTGCTAGCGGGTTGTGCTGTTGTTGTCAAACCGAGTGAAATTGCGCCCCGCTTTGTCGCGCCGCTGATAACAGCCATCAATGCTGTGCCAAAGTTGCGGGATGTTTTTACTTTTATTGAAGGTGCAGGAGAAACAGGAGCTGCTTTAATTGAACATATAGATTTAGTCTGCTTTACAGGTAGTGTCGCCACAGGACGCAGAGTTGGTGAGGTAGCTGCCAAAAAGTTTATTCCGGCTTTATTAGAATTAGGGGGAAAAGACCCAGCAATTGTTTTAGGATCGGCTAATTTAGATTTAACAACTTCAGCAATTTTATGGGGTTCAGTTGTTAATACGGGTCAGTCTTGCCTTTCAATTGAGCGCATTTACGTTGCCGAATCTATATTTGAGAAATTTGTTGCCCAGTTAGTAGCTAAAGCCCAAAAAGTAAAATTAGCTCACCCCACGTTAGAAGCAGGAGAAATCGGGCCGATTATTTCTGAAAAACAAGCAGCAATTATTAGCGATCATCTTTTAGATGCAATCGAAAAAGGTGCTGTAATTCACTGTGGTGGTAAAGTAGAAGAATTGGGCGGGGGCTGGTGGTGTCGCCCTACAGTTTTAACTCAGGTCAATCATTCTATGAAAGTCATGACCGAAGAAACATTTGGCCCCATTATGCCTGTGATGCCATTTTCTAACATTGAGGAAGCAATTGAATTAGCTAATGACTCAGTGTATGGATTAAGCGCGGCTGTATTTGCACAACCAGAAGAATTAGCAATAGAAGTCGCCCAGCGCATAGATGCAGGCGCTATTAGTATTAATGATGCAGGCCTTACCTCAATCATGTACGAAGGAGAAAAAAATTCTTTCAAATTATCTGGTTTAGGTGGCTCACGCATGGGTGCAGCAGGATTAAAAAGATTTATGAGGAAAAAAGCCTTTTTAATCAAAACCAATTCTGCAAATGACCCTTGGTGGTTTGAGAATAGTTAA
- a CDS encoding red chlorophyll catabolite reductase has translation MFDQLWSITQELRQKLQTRFEFQLDPSTADLGEYSSLDGNIKGSLSAYTGREIDWLVNAWMGNPVKSNFSTMRLTIWLGSHILVPHLAFEFSTTPNLFFFIDYISRTDLLSNWEYLERYYEPVNQTFLKLQADPRLTLFTSKSVYIRLFQSPVSLCYTALPTEDSIELIRAIAHEMLDRWLVWVEEAEPVPENTREALADRDLGLRRSSAERDPGNKIAVDLFGEELTDKLVRSLWGGDRILKGGS, from the coding sequence ATGTTTGACCAGTTGTGGAGTATTACACAAGAACTTCGTCAAAAGTTGCAGACTCGTTTTGAGTTCCAACTAGATCCTTCTACGGCAGATTTAGGTGAATATAGTAGCCTAGATGGTAATATCAAGGGTTCACTGAGCGCTTATACGGGAAGAGAAATCGACTGGCTAGTTAATGCCTGGATGGGCAATCCAGTTAAATCAAACTTCAGTACAATGCGTTTAACTATTTGGTTGGGTTCACATATCCTGGTTCCCCATTTAGCTTTTGAGTTTAGTACAACTCCCAATCTATTCTTTTTTATAGATTACATTTCCCGAACTGATCTGTTGAGCAATTGGGAATATTTGGAACGTTATTATGAGCCAGTTAACCAAACGTTTCTCAAGTTACAAGCTGATCCGCGTTTGACTTTATTTACTAGCAAAAGTGTTTATATCCGCTTGTTTCAATCACCTGTCAGTCTTTGCTACACCGCTTTGCCTACTGAGGATTCTATAGAATTGATTCGCGCGATCGCTCATGAAATGTTGGATCGGTGGTTAGTCTGGGTTGAAGAAGCTGAACCAGTACCAGAAAATACACGCGAAGCCTTAGCCGATCGGGATTTAGGGCTGCGTCGTAGCAGTGCAGAACGCGATCCTGGTAATAAAATTGCTGTGGATTTATTTGGTGAAGAATTGACAGACAAACTTGTGCGATCGCTCTGGGGTGGCGATCGTATTCTTAAAGGTGGTAGTTAA
- a CDS encoding RNA 2'-phosphotransferase: MKDSRLLKISKFLSKYLRHRPEDIGIKLAPGGWVAISELLTACAKNKFPITRQELQLVVENNDKQRFSFDSTGTLIRANQGHSVEVDLQLEAVVPPDVLYHGTGEKSVELILEAGLRKMSRHHVHLSIDIATAKNVGARHGKPVVFAVDAAAMHQAGYSFYCSDNGVWLVYNVPSEYLRRI; encoded by the coding sequence ATGAAAGATTCTCGTCTGCTCAAAATAAGCAAGTTTCTTAGCAAATATCTGCGGCACAGACCCGAAGACATTGGCATAAAACTTGCCCCTGGTGGCTGGGTTGCTATTAGCGAACTACTGACTGCTTGTGCTAAAAACAAGTTTCCCATTACCCGTCAGGAATTACAACTAGTAGTAGAAAATAATGATAAACAACGCTTTTCTTTTGACTCTACAGGTACTTTAATCCGTGCTAACCAAGGGCACAGTGTAGAAGTTGATTTGCAGTTAGAAGCTGTTGTGCCACCAGATGTACTTTATCACGGTACAGGCGAAAAATCTGTAGAGCTAATTTTAGAAGCTGGACTCAGAAAAATGTCTCGGCATCATGTGCATTTATCAATAGATATTGCTACAGCCAAGAATGTGGGTGCAAGGCATGGCAAGCCTGTAGTGTTCGCTGTTGATGCTGCAGCAATGCATCAAGCTGGTTACAGCTTCTACTGTTCTGATAATGGTGTTTGGTTAGTATATAATGTTCCATCTGAATATTTACGTCGTATTTAG
- a CDS encoding nitrilase-related carbon-nitrogen hydrolase yields MTAHTDNTDNINSYRALALQVTCHAVNQASDRTEARTLMQATINRLAQQIAASIAFIGFDCRLIVLPEYFLTGFPLGESLAVWSAKACLEMNGAEYEALGKIAQQYRIFLAGNAYEIDPNFLGLYFQTCFVIDPSGTIVLRYRRLNSMFAPTPHDVWDKYLDCYGLEGVFPVAKTAIGNLAALASEEILYPEVARCLAMRGAEIFLHSTSEVYSKALTPKDAAKITRAVENQAYVVSANTAGIANSPIPFASVDGGSKIIDHRGIVLAETTTGESMAAFAEIDLAALRRDRRRPGLNNLLSRQRFELYAQSYLQSQFYPPNTMLETEVDRKHFLQTQQATIARLAELGVI; encoded by the coding sequence ATGACAGCCCACACTGATAATACTGATAATATCAACTCATACCGAGCTTTGGCACTGCAAGTTACTTGCCATGCAGTTAATCAAGCAAGCGATCGCACTGAAGCTCGTACTTTAATGCAAGCTACTATTAACCGCTTGGCACAACAAATTGCTGCTAGTATCGCTTTTATCGGTTTTGACTGTCGGTTAATTGTTTTACCTGAATATTTCCTCACAGGTTTCCCTTTGGGTGAATCTTTGGCAGTATGGTCAGCAAAAGCCTGTTTGGAAATGAACGGTGCTGAGTATGAAGCTCTCGGTAAAATTGCTCAACAGTATCGTATATTTTTAGCTGGTAACGCCTATGAAATAGACCCAAATTTTCTCGGTTTATACTTTCAAACCTGCTTTGTCATTGACCCTTCGGGGACAATTGTATTGCGCTATCGGCGGTTAAATTCGATGTTTGCCCCTACACCCCATGACGTTTGGGATAAATATCTCGATTGCTACGGATTAGAAGGAGTTTTCCCCGTCGCGAAAACTGCGATCGGCAATTTAGCAGCTTTAGCATCAGAAGAAATATTGTATCCAGAAGTAGCGCGATGTTTAGCAATGCGTGGCGCAGAAATTTTTCTCCACTCCACATCCGAAGTTTATAGCAAAGCACTCACACCCAAAGACGCAGCTAAAATTACCCGTGCCGTAGAAAATCAAGCTTATGTAGTATCTGCTAATACCGCAGGCATCGCTAATAGCCCCATCCCTTTTGCTTCTGTTGATGGCGGTTCCAAAATTATCGATCATCGCGGCATAGTATTAGCAGAGACAACCACAGGCGAAAGCATGGCAGCCTTTGCAGAGATAGACCTAGCAGCATTACGCCGCGATCGCCGCAGACCAGGGTTAAATAATTTACTTTCCCGCCAGCGATTTGAACTCTACGCCCAGAGTTATCTGCAGTCACAATTTTACCCACCAAACACTATGCTGGAAACAGAAGTAGACCGCAAACACTTTCTGCAAACCCAGCAAGCAACCATAGCGCGGCTAGCTGAATTAGGGGTGATTTGA